The Clostridia bacterium genome contains the following window.
CTCCAGGGGTTGATTGCAGACAGGATGAGCACCAAAGCCAAGGAACTAGGGGCATATCTTTTAGCCGGGAGTTTTATAGAGCGAGAAGGCGATAAGCTTTACAACACCAGCCTCTTCTTTGATCCTTCGGGCAGCTTATTGGCTGCTTACCGTAAGATCCACCTCTTCGGGTACGGATCTCGTGAGTCAGAGATTCTGACCCGAGGCAGCCAAGTAGTGGTAGTGGATACCGCCCTGGGAAAAATCGGCCTGAGTACCTGCTATGACTTGCGCTTCCCCGAGCTTTACCGCCAAATGGTAGACCTGGGCGCGGAGATATTCTTGGTCACCTCGGCTTGGCCGTACCCTCGGGTGGAGCACTGGACGGTTCTTAACCGAGCTAGGGCTATTGAGAATCAGGCTTACCTTATTTCCTGCAATTTTGGGGGGACGAACTGCGGGAAGCCTTTTTTGGGCCGCAGTATGGTAGTGGATCCTTGGGGCACAGTGCTAGCCACTGCCGGGGATGGGCAGGCGGTGGTACGGGCTGAAATCGACCGTGAGGTTGTGGCTTCGTGCCGGCAGGAATTTCCTCCGCTGCGCGATCGCATCCTTAGATGGCCTGAAAAATGCCCGGGAGGGGGGATACAGTAGTGTAAAGAAAGCATGGCAGCAGCTGGCGAGAGCCGACGACCAGGGGGGTGGGACCACTGTAACGTTTAAGAAAACTTAACCGTGGAGGTGAGGCTTTTGAACACTCTGAAGCTGTATCTAGACAATGATCCGGGCCAAGTAATTGAATACCAGGTGAGGAGAATAGTCAATGGGGGCTTTAGCGGGCGCAATCAGGAAGAGGTCTGGAAGCATATTCGCGAGCTGGAAAAGATAGGAGTACCAGCGCCCAAGTCTACTCCCACCTTTTACCCACTTTTGCCGGATAAAGTTACCACCAGTACCGAGCTGCTGGTAATAGGCACCGGCAACAGCGGGGAAGTGGAATACGCCTTGTTGTGCGGAGATAACAGTGGAAGCCCTGATCGCATATGGGTAGCCCTGGCCAGCGATCATACTGATCGGGACCTGGAAACCATGAGTATCCTTAAATCCAAACAAGTCTATCCAAACATCATTTCCACCGGAGTTTGGCGGCTAAGCGATGTGCTTGACCATTGGGACGTTATCGCCATTCGGTCTTGGGTGGGCCGAGACCGAGCTCAGATTTACCAAGACTCGACCCTGGCTGCCATTATGAGGCCGGAGGAGCTCTTGGATAAGGTGAGAGGGCTAATGGCGGATGGAGACCTGGGCGGAACCATTATCCTTTCTGGGACAGTGGCTACCAAAGGCGAACTCTCCTTCCATGAATGGTGGGAGTCAGAGCTAGCCGATCCGGTTCGCGGACAGACCTTGACTTGCAACTACCATGTACAGCCTATTGACTGGTTTAAAGGTGAGGCTTGATAGGTTAGTAAAGTGCTCTTGAAACTTCAAAGGCAACGATAGTCAGTCCCTTGAATAAAGATTTTGACAATCAAAAAGGAGTAAATTAAAATAAAGGAGGAAGCGTTGATGGCTAAGCCAGAGTTAGAGTTCTTTGATCCAGACCTAATTCCGTGGAAGCCAGTTGAGGGAGGACCGGAAGGCATAGTCGAAAAGATAGTTAGCCGGGACCCGGAAACCGGTTCCTATACCCGCTTACTGAAATTTCCTCCAGGTATGCGCACTACCGAAACCTTAGTTCATGACTTCTGGGAGGAAGTATACATTATCAAGGGAACGTTGATTGATTTAGGAAAGAATCAAGTCTTTACAGAAGGCATGTATGCCTGCCGACCTCCGGGAATGGTTCACGGGCCCTACGAAATTCCTACGGGTTGCACCACGTTTGAGATAAGGTATTACTTAAAGTAGCTGCCAAGGGTACCGGCTCATATGATAGTGGGCCGGTACCCACCTTCGCTCCCAGGTAACTGTGGTCTTGTCGTCAGTGTTCAGAAGGGGCGGCGAGGAACGGTGACCGGATCAACCCTAAGCAGGATTCAGGATTTTATGCAACGAACGTCTGAAATAATTGCCACTGTGCTGGGCGTAGAAGTGATGATCATCGATGAG
Protein-coding sequences here:
- a CDS encoding carbon-nitrogen family hydrolase, with translation MARVACIQLALDDSLTKEQRISTVEGLLDREKGADLILLPESWPVGFFSFDRYEEASEPLQGLIADRMSTKAKELGAYLLAGSFIEREGDKLYNTSLFFDPSGSLLAAYRKIHLFGYGSRESEILTRGSQVVVVDTALGKIGLSTCYDLRFPELYRQMVDLGAEIFLVTSAWPYPRVEHWTVLNRARAIENQAYLISCNFGGTNCGKPFLGRSMVVDPWGTVLATAGDGQAVVRAEIDREVVASCRQEFPPLRDRILRWPEKCPGGGIQ
- a CDS encoding DUF2848 family protein — its product is MNTLKLYLDNDPGQVIEYQVRRIVNGGFSGRNQEEVWKHIRELEKIGVPAPKSTPTFYPLLPDKVTTSTELLVIGTGNSGEVEYALLCGDNSGSPDRIWVALASDHTDRDLETMSILKSKQVYPNIISTGVWRLSDVLDHWDVIAIRSWVGRDRAQIYQDSTLAAIMRPEELLDKVRGLMADGDLGGTIILSGTVATKGELSFHEWWESELADPVRGQTLTCNYHVQPIDWFKGEA
- a CDS encoding cupin domain-containing protein; the encoded protein is MAKPELEFFDPDLIPWKPVEGGPEGIVEKIVSRDPETGSYTRLLKFPPGMRTTETLVHDFWEEVYIIKGTLIDLGKNQVFTEGMYACRPPGMVHGPYEIPTGCTTFEIRYYLK